A stretch of Elusimicrobiota bacterium DNA encodes these proteins:
- a CDS encoding DEAD/DEAH box helicase family protein — MSNFITNNDAKDLKKRLIELLQKSDELKFLVGFFYFSGIRELYEGLKAKPNQKIKVLVGLNVDSTNYGMIELADKDDQISDEEKTFKFFESVKKSLNTENFDNKEFYEQVKFFVELIRTDKLLIRKTYKPNHAKLYIFKLEEGQVGRRNLFITGSSNLTRAGLSTQEEFNVEIGDYGFEDAEKYFDDLWAEAVKITEHEESKKTLIEMVEKETLIKEINPFEAFVIVLKAYLDSFEGRDVSESLQDVLQKNGYTPYRYQLDAVKQALTIIENNNGVIIADVVGLGKTIIACAVARELKKRGVVICPPGLVGDKNKNSGWKKYTEEFDLREWEVRSLGELENIAEFVSKHKDIEVVIIDEAHRFRNQDTKDYEVLKNICRNRIVILLTATPFNNRPGDILSLLKLFITPKKSSITLENNLVDKFKTFKGTFDRLGYIKKYWNSPNSAKRKKAETNYQSFFGDKTIQLEKVAQRSHYLAKQIRDVIEPVTIRRNRLDLQNNPYYKDEVKNLSKVADPKEWFFALTKEQSSFYDQVIGNYFGDPDAGGQFNGAIYRPFQYEIEKEKIAAEKLTEKENFQFVQQRELYDFMRRLLVKRFESSFGSFEQSIKNFKCITENILEFIKKTGKGDYYKGKYILDRSLLEKIHNLDLDEIEKYLAEYVENINKGEYPKNHKIYEVSNFYDKKGFITNIQSDLKLFDEILAHLSKLDLVKNDPKTECLLENIKKEIKQKPLKDEPKRKIVIFSEYLDTVKYLAPILEKNFSKKVLVIESDLSTHKISQISKDFDASYTDQENNYDILLATDKISEGFNLNRAGLVINYDIPWNPVRVIQRIGRINRISKMVFKDLYIVNFFPTEKGSELVKSREIASNKMFLIHNTLGEDAKIFDIDEEPTPSGLYNRIQQNPDNQLEESFYTKALKEYLKIEKMHPGLVDFLRKYPSRIKVAKKYSENELLVFMKKGRLYIHGIKYASGNKTDVCQATFEEVFVKIACGEDDKALILSDNFWEAYENIRNFKEFRAIPTSEQSLEQKALNNLRTLIDNIHSDEIMPHKDFLRTLKEDILDYGTLSDFTLRRIANMESADEVKKKRTVVEIAALKKELGEDYLLKEKSNQKNMSKEIIVAIENQKI, encoded by the coding sequence ATGAGCAATTTTATTACGAATAATGACGCAAAAGACCTTAAAAAACGGTTGATTGAGCTTCTTCAGAAGAGCGATGAACTTAAATTTTTGGTTGGTTTCTTCTATTTTTCTGGAATCCGGGAATTGTATGAAGGATTAAAAGCAAAACCAAATCAAAAAATTAAGGTTTTAGTAGGCTTGAATGTAGATTCCACTAATTATGGCATGATAGAGCTTGCAGATAAGGATGATCAAATATCCGACGAAGAGAAAACTTTTAAGTTCTTTGAATCAGTAAAAAAGTCTTTAAATACCGAAAATTTCGACAATAAAGAATTTTATGAACAAGTTAAGTTTTTTGTCGAATTAATTCGAACCGACAAGCTGCTAATCAGGAAAACCTACAAGCCTAACCACGCCAAGCTCTATATATTCAAATTAGAAGAAGGCCAGGTTGGCAGAAGGAATTTGTTTATTACAGGCAGCAGCAATCTTACCAGGGCGGGTTTATCAACACAGGAAGAATTCAATGTAGAAATAGGTGATTATGGTTTTGAAGATGCAGAAAAATATTTTGATGACTTATGGGCTGAAGCGGTAAAAATAACCGAACATGAAGAATCAAAAAAGACACTTATTGAGATGGTTGAAAAAGAAACACTTATAAAAGAAATTAACCCTTTTGAGGCATTTGTTATTGTTTTAAAGGCTTATCTCGATTCTTTTGAAGGGCGTGATGTTAGTGAGTCCTTGCAAGATGTACTTCAAAAAAATGGTTACACACCGTATCGATATCAGTTAGACGCCGTCAAACAGGCGCTTACGATTATAGAAAACAACAATGGTGTAATCATTGCTGATGTTGTAGGTTTAGGTAAGACAATCATTGCCTGCGCAGTAGCAAGAGAATTAAAAAAACGCGGTGTAGTTATCTGCCCTCCCGGACTTGTTGGTGATAAGAATAAAAACTCAGGTTGGAAAAAATATACTGAAGAATTTGACCTTCGTGAATGGGAAGTTAGGTCGTTGGGAGAATTAGAAAATATTGCTGAATTTGTCAGCAAACATAAGGATATTGAGGTCGTGATTATTGATGAAGCCCATCGTTTTAGGAATCAAGATACTAAGGATTATGAAGTTTTAAAGAATATCTGCCGTAACAGAATCGTCATTCTTCTTACTGCGACACCCTTCAATAACAGACCGGGCGACATTCTATCATTATTGAAGCTTTTTATTACTCCAAAAAAGTCCTCAATTACTCTTGAAAACAATCTCGTTGATAAATTCAAAACATTCAAAGGTACTTTTGACAGGCTTGGATATATAAAAAAATATTGGAATTCACCAAACAGCGCAAAACGGAAAAAAGCGGAAACCAATTACCAGTCATTTTTTGGAGATAAAACTATTCAGTTAGAAAAAGTAGCCCAACGCTCGCACTATCTTGCCAAACAAATTCGGGATGTGATTGAGCCGGTAACAATTCGCCGTAATCGTCTTGACCTTCAAAATAATCCCTATTATAAAGATGAGGTTAAAAACTTATCTAAAGTCGCGGACCCAAAAGAGTGGTTTTTTGCATTAACAAAAGAACAATCATCTTTTTATGACCAAGTTATAGGCAATTACTTTGGGGATCCTGATGCCGGCGGACAATTTAACGGAGCTATTTATCGGCCGTTTCAGTACGAAATAGAAAAAGAGAAGATTGCCGCAGAAAAGTTGACCGAAAAAGAAAATTTCCAGTTTGTTCAACAGCGCGAACTTTATGATTTTATGCGCCGGTTGCTTGTTAAACGGTTTGAGAGTTCCTTTGGTTCTTTTGAACAGAGCATAAAGAATTTCAAGTGTATTACGGAAAATATACTGGAATTCATCAAAAAAACCGGAAAGGGTGATTATTACAAAGGCAAGTATATTTTGGACAGGTCACTTCTTGAAAAGATTCATAATCTGGATTTAGATGAGATAGAAAAGTATTTAGCTGAATATGTTGAAAATATTAACAAAGGTGAATACCCAAAAAACCATAAAATTTATGAAGTTAGTAATTTTTATGATAAAAAAGGTTTTATAACCAATATACAATCTGACTTGAAGCTCTTTGATGAAATCCTGGCTCATTTATCAAAATTAGATTTGGTAAAAAATGATCCTAAAACTGAATGCCTTTTAGAAAATATCAAAAAGGAAATTAAACAAAAACCCTTGAAGGATGAGCCCAAGAGGAAAATTGTTATATTTTCGGAGTATCTTGATACCGTTAAATACTTGGCTCCAATATTAGAAAAAAACTTTAGTAAGAAGGTTCTTGTCATAGAAAGTGACCTATCAACGCACAAAATATCCCAAATTAGTAAGGATTTTGATGCTTCGTATACAGATCAGGAAAATAATTATGACATTTTGCTTGCTACTGATAAAATATCGGAAGGCTTTAACCTAAATCGTGCGGGGCTTGTGATTAATTATGATATTCCCTGGAATCCGGTTCGGGTTATCCAGCGTATAGGCCGTATTAATCGTATAAGCAAGATGGTTTTCAAAGACCTGTATATTGTAAATTTCTTTCCTACTGAAAAGGGTTCTGAACTGGTAAAGTCACGTGAAATTGCAAGTAACAAAATGTTCCTTATTCATAATACGCTTGGAGAAGATGCTAAGATTTTTGATATTGATGAAGAACCTACGCCTTCAGGTCTTTATAATAGGATTCAGCAGAATCCTGATAATCAACTGGAAGAGAGTTTTTACACTAAAGCCCTTAAGGAATACCTGAAAATTGAGAAAATGCATCCAGGACTTGTTGATTTTTTGAGGAAATACCCTTCACGTATTAAAGTAGCCAAGAAGTATAGTGAGAATGAGCTGTTAGTATTCATGAAAAAGGGCAGATTGTACATTCATGGCATAAAATATGCAAGCGGTAACAAAACAGATGTTTGTCAGGCCACATTTGAAGAGGTGTTTGTTAAGATTGCCTGCGGAGAGGATGATAAGGCTTTGATATTAAGTGATAATTTTTGGGAAGCTTATGAGAATATAAGGAATTTTAAGGAATTTCGTGCTATTCCAACAAGTGAGCAAAGTCTTGAGCAAAAGGCTTTGAATAACTTAAGAACCCTGATAGATAATATTCATTCTGATGAGATTATGCCCCATAAGGATTTCTTGAGAACACTAAAGGAAGATATATTGGACTATGGCACATTGTCAGATTTCACTTTGCGCCGGATAGCTAATATGGAAAGTGCAGATGAGGTAAAGAAAAAAAGAACTGTGGTTGAAATAGCCGCCTTAAAGAAAGAGCTTGGCGAAGATTATTTGCTAAAAGAAAAATCTAATCAAAAAAATATGTCAAAAGAAATCATTGTCGCTATTGAAAATCAAAAAATATGA
- a CDS encoding Eco57I restriction-modification methylase domain-containing protein, with protein MSKEILQDIINDFSLDKFGRFFREKNRSFASRQESLNQYNDDSFKEFNKIGEIKFSETQKLLIITSKANNGLIERSGKKAQYEKAKKILKEHQSCEAGIFVFYDTARKNFRFSLVYDQPIGTKRTFSNFRRFTYFVSSDPEVTNKTFLTQIGSGDFSTLEKVKAAFSLQTVTDIFYEEFFKEYNKLVEAVKKENKEIDNEKSRDFVLLFAVRTIFLGFIQKKGWIGNDEKFIQRFFKEYEAKHPGKNLFYESWLSPLFFEALNTPVGRKTAYSKNDFSPETEKNLQMAPYLNGGLFKEKPGYDNQDYLIPDKEIKSFYEFLFSHNFTIEENSFEDEDLQLNPEFLGIIFERLVNKANGAVYTPRTEVDLMCRLTLVKWIEKNSPLPVSTANLYELFFREGEKEEDQKQGSFSEKETKEIIGLLENITICDPAVGSGAFLVGMILVIDEIEQNLKTKIGLKDNNSFERKKRIIGQSLYGVEVKEWAVWICQLRLWLSLFIEAPDDMKNSLEPILPSLDFKVRQGDSLVQRIGSKAFPVLGHAQIDESVKRKVTLLKNLKNEYFGNKTALKDWEVKQKEIAIYNEILQSEIKEKQNKIHNLKNTGKNLELFSDDALKPNQNELPLNKEQIEQLENEVNELEEQKHNIRKDKPLIWNIEFAEVFVEKGGFDIVIGNPPYVRQEDISDPTGKIRDKKQYKAFLEEMVKLDFPESFPQKAKINAQSDLYTYFYIRGLRLLNNKGIHTFICSNSWLDVGYGAWLQKFLLERAPVELIIDNHAKRSFKAADVNTIISIIHAPVKKPDNSKPIKFVAFKKPFEEAIFTEYLLQIEEAKEVVSNDIFRVYPKKQIELLEEGWEYPETDSPKQLLKGKFESGSYIGDKWGGKYLRAPDIFFTILEKGKGKLVKLGDIAEVRFGIKTGVNEFFYLTDAQTKEWKIEKEFLKPVIKSPKECKSILINPKDLKYKIFICNKSKEELKGTNALKYIQWGEKQKTEDGIYWKDVSSVAGRKHWWEIGIREYPSLIFPCGIRERFITYVNENNILADKRLYDIFISKNNKTGLSLSLNATYIVLMIEIQSHSYGGGGGLIDATVIEVEKLTILNPSLFKINGNRSINVNREIKSIFEECGIDPQSKNPIEEQEPKPLHDRAELDKIVFDALDLTKDERKEVYRAVCRLVWNRISKAKSV; from the coding sequence ATGAGTAAGGAAATACTTCAAGATATTATTAACGATTTTTCACTCGATAAATTTGGTCGTTTTTTTCGTGAAAAAAATCGTTCATTCGCATCTCGTCAGGAATCTTTAAATCAATATAATGATGACAGTTTCAAAGAATTTAATAAAATTGGGGAAATAAAATTCAGCGAAACTCAAAAACTGCTGATAATAACCTCAAAAGCCAATAACGGCCTTATTGAACGCTCCGGCAAAAAAGCTCAATACGAGAAAGCCAAGAAAATCCTGAAAGAACATCAATCCTGTGAAGCTGGCATATTCGTATTTTATGACACAGCTAGAAAAAATTTCCGTTTCAGTTTAGTGTATGACCAGCCAATTGGCACCAAGCGCACTTTCAGCAACTTTAGAAGGTTCACCTATTTTGTCAGCTCAGACCCGGAAGTAACCAACAAAACCTTTCTCACCCAGATAGGCAGCGGGGATTTTTCCACACTTGAGAAAGTAAAAGCAGCGTTTTCATTACAGACTGTTACAGATATATTTTATGAAGAGTTCTTCAAGGAATACAACAAACTTGTTGAAGCTGTTAAAAAAGAAAACAAGGAAATAGACAATGAAAAATCGCGGGATTTTGTCCTTTTATTTGCCGTAAGAACCATATTCCTTGGATTCATCCAGAAAAAGGGCTGGATAGGCAACGATGAGAAATTTATCCAGCGTTTCTTTAAGGAATACGAGGCAAAACACCCTGGTAAAAATTTGTTCTATGAAAGCTGGCTTAGCCCGCTTTTCTTTGAAGCGTTAAATACCCCTGTAGGAAGAAAGACAGCATATTCAAAAAACGATTTTTCTCCGGAAACAGAAAAAAACCTGCAAATGGCGCCTTACTTAAACGGTGGATTGTTTAAAGAAAAACCAGGTTATGACAATCAGGACTATCTTATTCCTGACAAAGAAATAAAGAGTTTTTATGAATTTCTCTTCTCGCATAACTTCACTATTGAAGAAAACTCCTTTGAAGATGAAGACTTGCAGTTAAACCCGGAATTCCTTGGCATAATCTTTGAGCGCCTTGTAAACAAGGCAAATGGAGCAGTATACACTCCGCGAACCGAAGTTGACCTGATGTGCCGTTTAACCCTGGTTAAATGGATAGAAAAAAATAGCCCTCTGCCTGTCAGCACGGCGAACCTGTACGAACTCTTTTTCCGCGAAGGCGAAAAGGAAGAAGACCAAAAACAGGGCAGTTTCTCCGAAAAAGAAACAAAAGAAATTATTGGTTTACTTGAAAATATTACTATTTGTGACCCGGCAGTCGGCTCAGGCGCTTTTTTGGTAGGAATGATTCTGGTGATTGACGAAATAGAGCAGAACCTGAAAACAAAAATTGGATTAAAGGATAACAATTCATTTGAAAGAAAAAAAAGAATTATCGGCCAATCGCTCTATGGTGTTGAAGTTAAAGAATGGGCGGTATGGATATGCCAGTTGCGCCTGTGGCTGTCGCTTTTCATTGAAGCGCCGGATGATATGAAAAACTCTCTTGAACCCATCCTTCCCAGCCTGGATTTCAAGGTGCGCCAGGGGGATTCGTTAGTCCAGCGCATCGGAAGCAAGGCATTCCCTGTACTGGGCCATGCCCAAATAGACGAATCAGTTAAAAGAAAAGTAACCCTGCTGAAGAACCTGAAAAACGAATATTTTGGCAACAAAACCGCATTAAAGGATTGGGAAGTAAAACAGAAAGAAATAGCAATTTATAATGAAATCCTGCAAAGCGAAATCAAAGAAAAACAAAACAAAATCCATAACCTGAAAAATACCGGCAAAAACCTTGAATTATTCAGCGATGACGCATTAAAACCGAATCAGAATGAATTACCCTTAAACAAGGAACAGATTGAACAGCTTGAAAACGAAGTAAACGAGCTTGAAGAGCAAAAACACAACATCCGCAAAGACAAACCCCTTATCTGGAACATTGAATTTGCCGAAGTATTTGTGGAAAAAGGCGGTTTTGATATTGTTATTGGAAACCCGCCCTATGTCCGACAGGAGGATATATCCGACCCCACAGGGAAAATCAGGGATAAAAAACAATACAAGGCGTTCCTTGAAGAAATGGTTAAACTTGATTTCCCTGAAAGTTTTCCTCAAAAAGCAAAAATCAATGCTCAGTCAGACCTTTACACATACTTCTATATCCGCGGCCTGCGCCTGTTGAACAACAAAGGTATACACACATTTATCTGCTCAAATTCCTGGCTTGATGTAGGGTACGGTGCCTGGCTTCAGAAATTTTTATTAGAGCGGGCACCTGTTGAATTGATTATAGATAATCACGCCAAGCGCAGTTTTAAAGCCGCAGATGTAAACACTATTATTTCCATTATCCATGCGCCTGTAAAAAAACCTGACAACAGCAAACCCATAAAATTTGTCGCCTTCAAAAAGCCGTTTGAAGAAGCCATATTTACCGAATATCTTCTCCAAATTGAAGAAGCAAAAGAAGTGGTCTCAAATGATATTTTCCGGGTCTATCCAAAAAAACAAATAGAATTGCTTGAAGAAGGCTGGGAATACCCGGAAACTGACTCGCCCAAACAGTTGCTTAAAGGCAAATTTGAATCAGGAAGTTACATAGGTGATAAATGGGGCGGTAAATACCTCCGTGCCCCTGACATATTCTTCACCATCCTTGAAAAAGGCAAAGGCAAACTGGTAAAACTTGGGGATATCGCAGAAGTTCGTTTTGGTATTAAAACCGGTGTCAATGAATTCTTCTATTTAACAGACGCGCAGACAAAAGAATGGAAAATAGAAAAAGAGTTTTTAAAACCGGTTATTAAAAGCCCTAAGGAATGTAAAAGTATTTTAATCAATCCTAAAGACTTAAAGTATAAAATATTCATCTGTAATAAAAGCAAGGAAGAATTAAAGGGGACAAACGCTCTGAAATATATCCAATGGGGAGAAAAACAAAAAACAGAAGATGGTATCTATTGGAAAGATGTATCTAGCGTAGCCGGTAGAAAACATTGGTGGGAAATCGGAATAAGAGAGTACCCATCACTTATTTTTCCTTGCGGTATTAGGGAAAGATTTATCACGTATGTTAACGAAAATAATATTTTAGCCGATAAAAGGTTATATGATATTTTTATAAGCAAAAACAATAAAACAGGGCTCTCTCTCTCTTTGAACGCAACATATATTGTATTAATGATAGAAATACAATCGCATAGCTATGGTGGGGGCGGTGGATTAATTGATGCCACGGTAATAGAAGTAGAAAAATTGACAATTTTGAACCCATCCTTATTCAAAATTAATGGCAATAGATCTATTAATGTTAATCGTGAAATCAAGTCCATTTTTGAAGAATGCGGGATAGACCCACAATCAAAAAACCCAATTGAAGAACAGGAACCAAAACCATTGCATGACAGGGCAGAACTAGACAAAATCGTCTTTGACGCGCTGGACTTAACAAAAGACGAGCGTAAAGAAGTTTACCGTGCCGTCTGCCGCCTCGTCTGGAACCGAATTTCAAAAGCAAAGAGTGTATGA